In Apium graveolens cultivar Ventura chromosome 10, ASM990537v1, whole genome shotgun sequence, the following are encoded in one genomic region:
- the LOC141689047 gene encoding uncharacterized protein LOC141689047, producing the protein MRIRKNSLRAHPESSSGLKAPLQAHFCQLNQSPWDLSTNLSPSSPSSPSLQFEGDKSLLNNTGFGDLIGALESFASLRKSLEGEENGCVYDEEEEEKDGDDTKKYCLKTDENGNWICGLEVKQGETFCEFHLRSYIVPDVVPPVVKKCTKNRAKKPKPDSNPYESVYYSEYEPTWGKRKIARELSKIGEAVVMPQSEESEKCEESEEGEQGDNEGNIEVENSSENEKKRVRKHMKARSLKSLM; encoded by the exons ATGAGGATCAGAAAGAACTCTCTCCGAGCTCACCCTGAGTCATCTTCTGGACTCAAAGCTCCCCTGCAAGCTCACTTCTGTCAGCTCAACCAATCTCCCTGGGATCTCTCTACTAATCTCTCTCCTTCATCTCCCTCCTCTCCATCTCTCCAG TTTGAAGGAGACAAAAGCTTGTTGAACAATACGGGGTTTGGAGATTTGATTGGGGCTTTAGAGAG TTTTGCTTCATTGAGAAAATCTTTGGAGGGTGAAGAGAATGGTTGTGTGTATGATGAGGAGGAAGAGGAGAAAGACGGTGATGACACCAAGAAGTATTGTTTGAAAACCGATGAAAATGGGAATTGGATTTGTGGTTTAGAAGTTAAACAAGGCGAAACATTCTGTGAATTTCATCTTAGAAGCTACATTGTTCCTGATGTTGTTCCACCGGTTGTTAAGAAATGTACCAAGAATCGGGCCAAAAAGCCTAAACCCGATTCGAATCCTTACGAATCGGTGTACTATTCAGAGTATGAACCGACCTGGGGAAAGAGGAAAATTGCTCGAGAATTAAGCAAGATAGGTGAAGCTGTGGTAATGCCTCAGAGTGAGGAGTCCGAAAAATGTGAGGAGTCTGAGGAAGGAGAACAGGGCGATAATGAGGGGAATATTGAAGTTGAGAATTCTAGTGAGAATGAGAAGAAGAGAGTTCGAAAACACATGAAAGCAAGGTCACTAAAATCTCTAATGTGA